A genome region from Natronobeatus ordinarius includes the following:
- the purH gene encoding bifunctional phosphoribosylaminoimidazolecarboxamide formyltransferase/IMP cyclohydrolase, which yields MTRIAGMAGNRGRNLLNIETLSPGGAELAVALTNNDDAPVLEAAADRGIPTEVVPLEDGMSRHEHEEAVLEALSGYDFDLVCLDGYMRILSDTFLEAAPTTLNVHPSLLPAFPGMDAWGDALEAGVSVTGCTVHVVTDATDDDGAVLEDEVDMGPIVTQEPIPVYEGDDAASLKERVLYEGEFRAYPRAVKWVAEGALAVDLEAGEVTVDADVADEAGGLPARRVVSSDRLDTLRYGENPHQDAAVYADYTCDEASVVHADQLNEGAKALSYNNYNDADGALNLIKEFDEPAAAVIKHTNPAGCATADTLAEAYEKALSTDPMSAFGGIVSLNRECDAETADLIVDSFKEVVVAPGYSEGALEVLCEKENLRVLDVGELGDATERFTEKPIVGGRLVQERDDQSISVDDLEVVTEREPTEAELESMVFAWQTLKHVKSNGILFTKGTETVGIGMGQVSRVDAVRLAAMKADEHAEGKDAEGAVMASDAFFPFPDGIEEAAKAGIGAVVQPGGSVNDEDVIAAADEHGMAMAFTGQRSFRHD from the coding sequence ATGACGCGCATCGCCGGCATGGCCGGAAACCGGGGGCGTAACCTGCTGAACATCGAGACACTCTCGCCGGGCGGGGCCGAACTGGCCGTCGCCCTCACGAACAACGACGACGCGCCGGTGCTCGAGGCCGCCGCCGACCGGGGGATTCCGACGGAGGTCGTCCCCCTCGAGGATGGGATGAGCCGCCACGAGCACGAGGAGGCCGTCCTCGAGGCCCTCTCCGGCTACGACTTCGATCTCGTCTGCCTGGACGGCTACATGCGCATCCTCTCCGATACGTTCCTCGAGGCCGCGCCGACGACGCTGAACGTCCACCCCTCGCTGCTCCCTGCGTTCCCCGGGATGGATGCCTGGGGCGACGCGCTCGAGGCGGGTGTCTCCGTCACCGGCTGTACGGTCCACGTCGTGACCGACGCGACCGACGACGACGGCGCGGTGCTCGAAGACGAAGTCGACATGGGCCCGATCGTCACCCAGGAGCCGATCCCCGTCTACGAGGGCGACGACGCGGCGTCGCTCAAAGAGCGCGTCCTCTACGAGGGCGAGTTCCGCGCCTACCCGCGGGCCGTCAAGTGGGTCGCCGAGGGCGCCCTCGCGGTCGACCTCGAGGCGGGCGAGGTCACGGTCGACGCCGACGTCGCCGACGAAGCGGGCGGCCTGCCGGCGCGGCGAGTGGTCTCGAGCGATCGCCTCGACACGCTTCGCTACGGCGAGAACCCCCACCAGGACGCGGCCGTCTACGCCGACTACACCTGCGACGAGGCGAGTGTCGTCCACGCCGACCAGCTCAACGAGGGTGCCAAAGCGCTCAGCTACAACAACTACAACGACGCCGACGGCGCGCTCAACCTGATCAAGGAGTTCGACGAACCCGCCGCGGCGGTGATCAAACACACCAATCCCGCCGGCTGTGCGACCGCGGACACCCTCGCAGAGGCCTACGAGAAGGCCCTCTCGACGGACCCGATGAGCGCCTTCGGCGGCATCGTCTCGCTGAACCGCGAGTGCGACGCCGAGACGGCCGACCTGATCGTCGACTCGTTCAAGGAAGTGGTCGTCGCGCCCGGCTACAGCGAGGGGGCGCTCGAGGTCCTCTGCGAGAAAGAGAACCTGCGCGTGCTGGACGTGGGCGAACTCGGCGATGCCACGGAGCGGTTCACCGAGAAACCCATCGTCGGCGGCCGGCTCGTCCAGGAACGCGACGACCAGTCGATTTCGGTCGACGACCTCGAGGTCGTCACCGAGCGCGAGCCGACCGAGGCGGAACTCGAGTCGATGGTCTTCGCCTGGCAGACGCTCAAACACGTCAAGTCCAACGGCATCCTCTTCACGAAGGGGACCGAGACCGTGGGAATCGGCATGGGCCAGGTCAGCCGCGTCGACGCCGTCCGGCTGGCGGCGATGAAAGCCGACGAACACGCCGAGGGCAAGGACGCCGAGGGGGCAGTGATGGCTTCGGACGCCTTCTTCCCGTTCCCGGATGGCATCGAGGAAGCCGCGAAGGCGGGCATCGGGGCTGTGGTCCAGCCCGGCGGCTCGGTCAACGACGAGGACGTGATCGCGGCCGCTGACGAGCACGGCATGGCGATGGCGTTTACGGGACAGCGAAGTTTCCGACACGACTGA
- the purB gene encoding adenylosuccinate lyase, producing the protein MTDTHALYAVSPVDGRYGGRTAPLSPYASEAALMRARVRVEVEYLIALAELEETPLSLADDEREQLRSLYQGFAEEDARLIKKLEVEGHAEFEATNHDVKAVEYFIRHHLPEGSDASPWIHFGLTSEDVNNLAHRLLVRDAVEAVLLPALYEVRDALEEMAREHRDVPMLARTHGQPATPTTFGKEMAVYAARLGQATGRIDAATENLRGKLGGASGTYAAHVAAYPDVDWPAFARAFVTDLGLEFEPLTTQVNPCDDLAALFDALRGANDVLLDLDLDIWLYVSDRYLGQEAVEGETGSSTMPHKVNPIDFENSEGNLSKANSDLTFLADYVTTSRLQRDLSDSTVKRNIGAAFAHCLIGYTKTTAGLGKVVPNEHVMAEELESTPEIIGEAVQTILRREGQEDAYEQVKALTRGRDVTLTDFRELFDDLEVSEDVREELRALTPESYTGVADALVDDLED; encoded by the coding sequence ATGACCGACACCCACGCGCTGTACGCCGTCTCGCCCGTCGACGGCCGGTACGGCGGTCGAACCGCGCCGCTGTCGCCCTACGCCAGCGAGGCGGCGCTCATGCGCGCTCGCGTCCGCGTCGAGGTCGAGTACCTCATCGCGCTCGCCGAGCTCGAGGAGACGCCGCTTTCCCTCGCCGACGACGAGCGTGAGCAGCTTCGCAGCCTCTATCAGGGCTTCGCCGAGGAGGACGCCAGGCTGATCAAGAAACTCGAGGTCGAGGGCCACGCCGAGTTCGAGGCGACCAACCACGACGTCAAAGCCGTCGAGTACTTCATTCGCCACCACCTGCCCGAGGGCAGCGACGCCTCGCCGTGGATCCACTTCGGGCTGACGAGCGAGGACGTGAACAACCTCGCTCACCGGCTGCTCGTCCGCGACGCCGTCGAGGCGGTGCTGTTGCCGGCCCTCTACGAGGTCCGCGACGCACTCGAGGAGATGGCTCGCGAGCACCGTGACGTGCCGATGCTCGCACGGACCCACGGCCAGCCAGCGACACCCACCACGTTCGGCAAGGAGATGGCCGTCTACGCCGCCCGGCTGGGGCAGGCGACGGGTCGGATCGACGCGGCCACCGAGAACCTGCGCGGGAAACTCGGCGGCGCCTCGGGCACCTACGCCGCCCACGTCGCGGCCTACCCCGACGTCGACTGGCCGGCGTTCGCGCGAGCGTTCGTCACGGACCTAGGCCTCGAGTTCGAGCCCCTCACGACGCAGGTCAACCCCTGTGACGACCTCGCGGCGCTGTTCGACGCGCTCCGGGGGGCCAACGACGTCCTGCTCGACCTCGACCTCGATATCTGGCTCTACGTCTCCGATCGGTACCTCGGTCAGGAAGCGGTGGAAGGGGAGACGGGCTCCTCGACGATGCCCCACAAGGTGAACCCGATCGACTTCGAGAACAGCGAGGGGAACCTCTCGAAGGCGAACTCGGATCTCACCTTCCTCGCCGACTACGTCACCACCTCCCGGCTCCAGCGGGACCTCTCCGATTCGACCGTCAAGCGCAACATCGGCGCCGCCTTCGCCCACTGCCTGATCGGCTACACGAAAACGACCGCGGGCCTCGGAAAGGTCGTCCCCAACGAGCACGTCATGGCCGAGGAGCTCGAGTCGACGCCCGAGATCATCGGCGAGGCCGTCCAGACGATCCTCCGCCGCGAAGGCCAGGAAGACGCCTACGAGCAGGTCAAGGCGCTCACCCGCGGCCGGGACGTTACGCTCACAGACTTCCGCGAGCTGTTCGACGACCTCGAGGTGAGCGAGGACGTTCGCGAGGAGCTCCGCGCGCTGACTCCCGAGTCGTACACCGGCGTCGCTGACGCGCTGGTCGACGACCTCGAGGACTGA
- a CDS encoding PQQ-dependent sugar dehydrogenase, whose product MSREIDRRTVLHATAAVGSLSVAGCAAVFEDDGEFDDGDLETVVDGLSHPWAIAFLPDDARLLVTERNGTLSLLDRDEGDLESVDGTPAVYTEGQGGLLDVTLHPDYPDEPWVYLTYAATNDAGESTTHLGRGRLEPDEGDLEAFEELFVAEPFVDSDGHFGSRVVFGEDDRLYVTTGDRQFKDFGPDHVSQDTANELGATLRLEPDGSIPEDNPFVDDDEVEDAIYSYGHRNAQGMTVHPETGELWQSEHGEEDGDALFIVDAGENYGWPIAHTGCEYNTDEPVGDDPFERDDVVDPVYYWECGSGGFPPSGMTFYDGDAFPDWEGDLFVGNLAGQYLGRFAVDGTDVEELEPLLDGRGWRIRDVAVAPDTGSLYVAVDDADAPIVRLVPE is encoded by the coding sequence ATGAGCCGCGAGATCGATCGGCGAACGGTCCTGCACGCCACCGCCGCGGTCGGTTCGCTCTCGGTCGCCGGCTGTGCCGCGGTGTTCGAGGACGATGGCGAGTTCGACGACGGCGACCTCGAGACGGTCGTCGACGGCCTCAGTCACCCCTGGGCGATCGCCTTTCTCCCGGACGACGCTCGGCTCCTCGTCACCGAGCGCAACGGGACCCTGTCCCTGCTCGACCGGGACGAGGGCGACCTCGAGTCGGTCGACGGGACGCCGGCAGTGTACACCGAAGGCCAGGGCGGGCTGCTCGACGTGACACTCCACCCCGACTACCCGGACGAGCCGTGGGTGTACCTGACCTACGCGGCGACGAACGACGCCGGCGAGTCGACCACCCACCTCGGCCGGGGCCGACTCGAGCCCGACGAGGGTGACCTCGAGGCGTTCGAGGAGCTGTTCGTCGCCGAGCCGTTCGTCGACTCGGACGGTCACTTCGGCTCCCGTGTTGTCTTCGGCGAGGACGACAGGCTGTACGTGACCACCGGCGACCGCCAGTTCAAAGACTTCGGTCCGGACCACGTCTCCCAGGACACGGCGAACGAACTCGGGGCGACGCTTCGACTCGAGCCCGACGGCTCGATCCCCGAGGACAACCCGTTCGTCGACGATGACGAGGTCGAGGACGCGATCTACAGCTACGGCCACCGGAACGCCCAGGGGATGACCGTCCACCCCGAGACGGGCGAACTCTGGCAGAGCGAACACGGCGAGGAGGACGGCGACGCACTCTTCATCGTCGACGCGGGGGAGAACTACGGCTGGCCGATCGCCCACACCGGCTGTGAGTACAACACCGACGAGCCGGTCGGTGACGACCCCTTCGAGCGCGACGACGTCGTGGATCCGGTCTACTACTGGGAGTGTGGCAGCGGCGGCTTCCCGCCGTCGGGGATGACCTTCTACGACGGTGACGCGTTCCCCGACTGGGAGGGCGATCTCTTCGTCGGCAACCTGGCGGGGCAGTACCTCGGCCGGTTCGCCGTCGACGGCACGGACGTCGAGGAACTCGAGCCGCTGCTCGACGGCCGCGGCTGGCGGATTCGAGACGTCGCGGTCGCCCCCGACACGGGCTCCCTCTACGTGGCGGTCGACGACGCCGACGCGCCGATCGTTCGGCTCGTGCCCGAGTGA
- a CDS encoding helix-turn-helix domain-containing protein, giving the protein MSTIAEFRLPAEDTVLAATFDRAPEATIRFESSVSRSIPGLWIDGVDRETIEAGLDADPTVDAAELLVASDEGLLYDVTFPDDARAIFELLLADGGALLEARATNGWWAVRMRFRDRDDLCETHERLLEHGVNADVRRVTDLTETTAAHSRLTPEQQEALSAAFEQGYFEIPRGISMEELAGELGISHQALSERLRRAYETLVDEELQPSNDQVNSR; this is encoded by the coding sequence ATGTCGACGATCGCCGAATTTCGTCTGCCGGCCGAAGACACGGTACTCGCGGCCACGTTCGACCGCGCCCCGGAGGCGACGATCCGGTTCGAGTCGTCCGTCTCGAGATCGATCCCCGGGCTGTGGATCGACGGCGTCGACCGTGAAACGATTGAGGCGGGGTTGGACGCCGATCCAACCGTCGACGCGGCCGAACTGCTCGTCGCCTCCGACGAGGGCCTCCTCTACGACGTCACGTTCCCCGACGACGCGCGAGCCATCTTCGAACTCCTGCTCGCCGACGGCGGCGCGCTGCTCGAGGCGCGTGCCACCAACGGCTGGTGGGCGGTTAGAATGCGGTTTCGAGACCGCGACGACCTCTGTGAGACGCACGAACGGCTCCTCGAGCACGGCGTCAACGCCGACGTTCGCCGCGTCACCGACCTCACCGAGACCACGGCGGCGCACTCGCGGTTGACGCCCGAACAGCAGGAAGCACTCTCGGCTGCGTTCGAGCAGGGCTACTTCGAGATCCCCCGCGGCATCTCGATGGAGGAGCTGGCCGGCGAACTCGGCATCTCCCACCAGGCACTCTCCGAGCGGCTCCGCCGGGCGTACGAGACGCTCGTCGACGAGGAACTCCAGCCGTCGAACGACCAGGTAAACTCGCGGTGA
- a CDS encoding molybdopterin biosynthesis protein, protein MDRKEFRDLASPAAAREAIRSLALEGGIDRVSLENARGRVLVTRIDAEIDVPGFDRSSMDGYALRARDTFGADEADPARLELVGEVHAGAEPDVELEEGQAVEISTGAVMPSGADAMVPVERTDRASGEATSSDGDDVLVRTSVAPGDNVMFAGADVAAGERALGPGTQITPREIGLLSALGIDEVPVRSKPRVGIVSTGDELVRPGEELQSARGEIYDVNSYTIAAGVEDAGGEAVVYPHAGDDMDEMERLLRRAAEECDLVCSSGSTSASAVDVIYRVIDEQGELLLHGVSVKPGKPMLVGRLEGSAYVGLPGYPVSAMMVFRTFVAPAIREAAGLAEPETATVAGTMAIRERSEQGRLRLAPVGLVEDGDGGTLVYPVDKGSGATTSLAEADGVVEIHPDIDYLEEGEAVTVSLFSPDVRPPTLFGVGEDDPAFSRVLDSLSNPRYLSIGSRPALRRLREGVPDVAVVAGPLERAVDAEPLGTWSREWGLLVRPGNPDGIEGLADLVDRDLRFINRTTDSGLRASLGADVAALADRRGLERHDVVGSIDGFDLGLRAHESPARKVIAGEADAGLGLRSTAERLDLEFVRLGDQEVRLLATPDRLEKPGVRELEDALDRANL, encoded by the coding sequence ATGGACCGAAAGGAGTTTCGCGACCTCGCCTCGCCGGCGGCGGCACGGGAGGCGATTCGCTCGCTCGCCCTCGAGGGCGGTATCGATCGCGTCTCCCTCGAGAACGCTCGCGGGCGCGTACTGGTGACCCGAATCGACGCCGAGATCGACGTACCGGGGTTCGATCGCTCGAGCATGGACGGTTACGCCCTTCGCGCGCGGGACACCTTCGGCGCGGACGAGGCCGACCCGGCCCGGCTCGAGCTCGTCGGCGAGGTGCACGCTGGCGCAGAACCCGACGTCGAACTCGAGGAGGGCCAGGCGGTCGAGATCTCGACTGGGGCGGTAATGCCGTCGGGGGCCGACGCGATGGTGCCCGTGGAGCGAACGGACCGGGCGAGCGGCGAAGCCACGAGCAGCGACGGCGATGACGTGCTCGTCCGGACGAGCGTCGCGCCGGGGGACAACGTGATGTTCGCCGGGGCGGACGTCGCGGCGGGCGAACGCGCGCTGGGCCCCGGGACGCAGATCACGCCACGAGAGATCGGCCTGCTGTCGGCGCTGGGTATCGACGAGGTGCCCGTTCGCTCGAAGCCGCGCGTCGGCATCGTCTCGACCGGCGACGAACTCGTTCGTCCGGGGGAAGAACTCCAGAGCGCCCGCGGGGAGATCTACGACGTCAACAGCTACACGATCGCCGCGGGCGTCGAGGACGCGGGCGGCGAGGCCGTGGTCTACCCCCACGCGGGCGACGACATGGACGAAATGGAACGGCTGCTCCGGCGGGCGGCCGAGGAGTGTGACCTCGTGTGCTCGTCCGGCTCGACCAGCGCGAGCGCGGTCGACGTGATCTACCGCGTGATCGACGAACAGGGCGAGCTGTTGCTCCACGGCGTGAGCGTCAAACCCGGCAAGCCGATGCTCGTCGGCCGGCTCGAGGGGTCGGCGTACGTCGGCCTCCCCGGCTACCCTGTCTCGGCGATGATGGTCTTCCGGACGTTCGTCGCCCCGGCCATCCGCGAGGCCGCGGGGCTGGCCGAACCCGAGACGGCGACCGTCGCCGGGACGATGGCAATCCGGGAACGATCCGAACAGGGACGGCTCCGGCTTGCGCCGGTCGGCCTGGTCGAAGACGGCGACGGAGGGACGCTCGTCTACCCCGTCGACAAGGGCAGCGGCGCGACGACGAGCCTCGCCGAAGCCGACGGCGTCGTCGAGATCCACCCCGACATCGACTATCTCGAGGAAGGCGAGGCGGTGACGGTGTCACTCTTTTCCCCAGACGTCCGGCCGCCCACCCTGTTCGGCGTCGGCGAGGACGACCCCGCGTTCAGCCGCGTGCTCGACTCGCTGTCGAACCCCCGCTACCTCTCGATCGGCTCTCGGCCCGCCCTGCGACGGCTGCGCGAGGGCGTCCCGGACGTCGCCGTCGTCGCCGGCCCGCTCGAGCGCGCGGTCGACGCCGAGCCCCTCGGCACCTGGAGCCGCGAGTGGGGGCTGCTCGTCCGCCCGGGCAACCCCGACGGGATCGAGGGGCTCGCCGACCTCGTCGACCGCGACCTCCGATTCATCAACCGGACGACCGACTCCGGGCTGCGGGCGAGTCTGGGTGCCGACGTCGCGGCCCTCGCCGACCGCCGTGGCCTCGAGCGCCACGACGTCGTCGGATCGATCGACGGCTTCGACCTCGGTCTGCGCGCCCACGAGAGTCCGGCCCGGAAGGTGATCGCGGGCGAGGCCGACGCCGGCCTCGGGCTGCGGTCGACCGCCGAACGACTCGACCTCGAGTTCGTTCGCCTGGGTGACCAGGAGGTGCGACTGCTCGCCACTCCCGACCGACTCGAGAAGCCGGGCGTCCGGGAACTCGAGGACGCCCTCGACCGAGCGAATCTGTGA
- a CDS encoding metal-dependent hydrolase, with product MAPTLVNVAFGVALGLALLGAAFDRRSILFVALAAALPDLDAVASLVVHGATNALLHNLWLPGVVAVALYWDTRYREESWLADRHGWYGVRVAWVSLASFVVAGIGVDLFSPSGVNLLYPVHDRFYAVVGILLFSTQDGLVQSFVEVGEGLLWLSSPGTTADYHVETWVNPTPGTGLERGVDRELHLVETGWQLVVVAAALVAVAIRLWEDR from the coding sequence ATGGCGCCGACGCTCGTCAACGTGGCTTTCGGCGTGGCGCTCGGCCTCGCCCTGCTGGGGGCGGCGTTCGACCGACGATCGATCCTGTTCGTCGCCCTCGCCGCCGCGCTGCCGGATCTGGACGCGGTCGCGAGCCTGGTCGTCCACGGGGCGACGAACGCCCTCCTGCACAACCTCTGGCTCCCCGGGGTCGTCGCCGTCGCCCTCTACTGGGACACGCGCTATCGTGAGGAGTCCTGGCTCGCCGACCGGCACGGCTGGTACGGCGTCCGCGTCGCCTGGGTTTCCCTCGCTTCCTTCGTCGTCGCCGGGATCGGCGTCGACCTCTTTTCCCCCTCGGGAGTCAACCTCCTCTACCCCGTCCACGATCGGTTCTACGCGGTCGTCGGCATCCTGCTGTTCTCGACCCAGGACGGACTCGTCCAGTCGTTCGTCGAGGTCGGCGAGGGCCTGCTCTGGCTCTCCTCGCCGGGGACGACCGCCGACTACCACGTCGAAACGTGGGTGAACCCGACGCCGGGGACCGGCCTCGAGCGAGGCGTCGACCGCGAACTACACCTGGTGGAGACGGGCTGGCAACTGGTCGTCGTCGCGGCGGCGCTCGTCGCCGTCGCGATCCGCCTGTGGGAGGATCGCTGA
- a CDS encoding metal-dependent hydrolase translates to MPSTVVHAGLALLLAAGLLKGAYDRRALAVLLVIVVAPEADTIAGLWMPGAHRALLHNLTIPIVVGIALYWDTRYREESWIRARWGPWGVRVAWVALFVHVFAHMLLDYAHLEGINVFFPVVDRFFRLEGELFYSTADGVVQTFVEIQRDPETGAVATDAGETGTTADVHVANPVEPTADPVPDEPTDRRFPIAANGWELYMILSGLFVLVARRFQDRDADEP, encoded by the coding sequence ATGCCGTCGACGGTCGTCCACGCCGGACTCGCCCTGTTGCTCGCGGCGGGCCTGCTGAAGGGCGCCTACGACCGCCGGGCGCTCGCGGTCTTGCTCGTGATCGTCGTCGCCCCCGAGGCCGACACGATCGCCGGGCTCTGGATGCCCGGCGCCCACCGGGCGCTGTTGCACAACCTGACGATTCCGATCGTCGTCGGGATCGCCCTCTACTGGGACACCCGTTACCGCGAGGAGTCGTGGATTCGAGCCCGGTGGGGCCCGTGGGGCGTCCGCGTCGCCTGGGTCGCGCTGTTCGTCCACGTCTTCGCCCACATGCTGCTCGACTACGCCCACCTCGAGGGGATCAACGTCTTCTTCCCCGTGGTAGACCGGTTCTTCCGACTCGAGGGCGAGCTGTTCTACTCGACGGCCGACGGCGTCGTCCAGACGTTCGTCGAGATTCAGCGTGATCCGGAGACGGGGGCGGTCGCGACCGACGCCGGCGAGACGGGGACGACGGCGGACGTCCACGTCGCCAACCCCGTCGAGCCGACGGCCGACCCCGTGCCCGACGAGCCGACCGATCGACGGTTCCCCATCGCCGCGAACGGCTGGGAGCTGTACATGATCCTCTCGGGGCTGTTCGTCCTCGTCGCTCGCCGGTTCCAGGATCGCGACGCGGACGAGCCATGA
- a CDS encoding molybdopterin molybdotransferase MoeA codes for MEGADRNRTEAGFRERTRVADAHEILREAVAGLEGPATERVALTDADGRVLAETVTAARNVPHYDRAAMDGYAVRAADTFGASARSPAVVRIGAGRVDPETAVRVHTGSEVPEGADAVVMIEHVEELEAMGELEVEDAVAEGENVAPAGEDVEEGQPLYEPGHRLRPSDLGLLRSTGRERVVVAERPTVGVIPTGEELVTHDPDPGQVIETNGLTISRLVERWGARATYRDIVTDDAEALRAAIQRDLTKDVVVTTGGSSVGERDLIPEVIDDLGEVLVHGVALKPGHPVCLGIVEDTPVLALPGYPVACIVNAVQFLRPTLRWLEGAEPDPHPTTQARLERKIPSEPGTKTFARVALEERDGERVAIPTRASGSGVLSSVALADGWVVVEEAREGIPEGETVTVENWEVNP; via the coding sequence ATGGAAGGAGCCGACCGCAACCGAACGGAGGCGGGGTTCAGGGAACGAACGCGCGTCGCCGACGCCCACGAGATCCTTCGCGAGGCGGTGGCCGGACTCGAGGGGCCGGCGACCGAGCGCGTGGCGCTCACCGACGCCGACGGCCGGGTACTCGCCGAAACGGTGACGGCGGCGCGAAACGTCCCCCACTACGATCGGGCGGCGATGGACGGCTACGCCGTCCGGGCGGCCGACACCTTCGGCGCGAGCGCTCGCTCGCCGGCCGTCGTTCGGATCGGAGCCGGACGCGTCGATCCCGAGACAGCCGTCCGCGTCCACACCGGCAGCGAGGTCCCCGAGGGAGCCGACGCGGTCGTGATGATCGAACACGTCGAGGAGCTCGAGGCGATGGGCGAACTCGAGGTCGAAGACGCCGTCGCCGAGGGCGAGAACGTCGCCCCCGCGGGCGAGGACGTCGAGGAAGGCCAGCCCCTCTACGAGCCGGGTCACCGGCTTCGCCCCTCGGACCTCGGGTTGCTCCGCTCGACCGGCCGCGAACGGGTCGTCGTCGCCGAGCGGCCGACCGTCGGGGTGATCCCCACTGGCGAGGAGCTCGTCACCCACGACCCCGACCCGGGGCAGGTGATCGAGACCAACGGGCTCACGATCTCGCGACTGGTCGAGCGCTGGGGCGCTCGAGCGACCTACCGCGACATCGTGACCGACGACGCCGAGGCGTTGCGAGCCGCGATCCAGCGCGACCTGACGAAGGACGTCGTCGTCACCACCGGGGGCTCGTCGGTCGGCGAGCGGGACCTCATTCCGGAGGTGATCGACGACCTCGGCGAGGTGCTCGTCCACGGCGTCGCGCTCAAACCCGGCCACCCCGTCTGTCTGGGGATCGTCGAGGACACCCCCGTCCTCGCGCTGCCGGGCTACCCCGTCGCCTGCATTGTCAACGCCGTCCAGTTCCTCCGCCCCACGCTGCGGTGGCTCGAGGGAGCCGAGCCCGACCCGCACCCGACGACGCAGGCCCGCCTCGAGCGCAAGATTCCGAGCGAACCAGGTACTAAAACGTTCGCCAGGGTGGCTCTCGAGGAACGCGACGGCGAGCGAGTGGCGATCCCCACGCGAGCCAGCGGCTCGGGCGTGCTCTCGAGCGTGGCGCTCGCGGACGGCTGGGTGGTCGTCGAGGAAGCCCGCGAGGGGATCCCCGAGGGCGAGACAGTCACGGTCGAAAACTGGGAAGTCAATCCCTGA
- a CDS encoding Hsp20/alpha crystallin family protein, producing the protein MSALRDALRDLSDAVFFDLLESDEAYLLVLDVPGVSAKTLDVTVDGGRITIEAQREKDVPGDYRYLEENRSMFVDADLPLPSDATERGAEASVSRGVLELRLPKREASAEMTIDVVGEES; encoded by the coding sequence ATGTCAGCGCTCCGCGACGCCCTGCGGGACCTTTCGGACGCGGTGTTCTTCGACTTACTCGAGAGCGACGAGGCGTACCTGCTCGTGCTCGACGTACCGGGCGTCTCGGCGAAGACGCTCGACGTCACGGTCGACGGCGGCCGCATCACCATCGAGGCCCAGCGGGAGAAAGACGTCCCCGGCGACTACCGCTACCTCGAGGAGAACCGCTCGATGTTCGTCGACGCCGACCTGCCGCTGCCGAGCGACGCGACCGAACGGGGCGCGGAGGCGTCGGTCAGCCGGGGGGTCCTCGAGTTGCGTCTGCCCAAACGCGAGGCGTCGGCGGAGATGACTATCGACGTCGTCGGCGAGGAGTCCTAG